A window of Immundisolibacter sp. genomic DNA:
AGCTGCGGTCGGTGTTGTAGGGGGGCTTATGCAAATTGCCGCGATCGTTGAGGATTTCTGGGCCAGCCGCGAACGGGGCGTGTATTACCCACCGCAGTGGTTCGACCGCCTGAGCCTGGATCAGGCCTGCCAGGTCCAGCTGGGCCTGCTCGACAAGGCGGTGGCGGGCGGCGCCCAGCAGGTCGGTTGGAAGGTCGGCCTGACCGCGGATGCGATCCGCGAGCAGTTCGGGGTGCATGAGCCGGTGTTCGGTTACCTGCTGGCCAGCGGGCGCCTGGACAGCGGTGTGCGGATTGATCTTGCCAACTGGCGGGGGACCGGATTCGAGAACGAGCTATGTCTGCGGCTGGGTAAGCCGCTGCGCGGCCCGGGGGTGGACGTGGCGGCGGCACGGGCCGCGGTCAGCAGTTGTCACCCGGCCATGGAGCTGGTCGAGAACCGCGGTGATTTCACCGCCCAACTGGCGGTAGCGGT
This region includes:
- a CDS encoding 2-keto-4-pentenoate hydratase, which codes for MQIAAIVEDFWASRERGVYYPPQWFDRLSLDQACQVQLGLLDKAVAGGAQQVGWKVGLTADAIREQFGVHEPVFGYLLASGRLDSGVRIDLANWRGTGFENELCLRLGKPLRGPGVDVAAARAAVSSCHPAMELVENRGDFTAQLAVAVADNVQQRAFVIGPEIPLQVDADLAAVTCEVSINGEQVAQASGAAVMGDPYASLAWLANKLAEYGRG